The genomic interval TAGGAGTCAGCCCCGTGTGCCCAttgtcagtgcaggctgcctgtggtcagCGGACGGAGCGGCCCAAAGACGCAGTTGCCGGCCTTGCAGGGGACCTGGCAGACACTGGCCCCTGGAGGGGACCTGCCCTCTCCATGGACTAAttagcttcaggctgtgcttcacttccagccggtcagagcagcctttggagaggagaatcctTGGCAGCCCTACATTGTGAAGGGCgggtgggtctgggcagggcaggaaggcgtCTCCGAAGGGCCGCTCCCTAAaggctgccatggagaggggcaatctgtgaaacagatcagagaagggcaatgctGCGGGCTTCTGAGCAGAGCACTGCATGCCAGTTGCGGGCTGATTTCATTGCCCAgggaaagacaggaggaggaaagcaagaaggccctggggccctgctctgatgtctttctggatcttggcagccccatcGATCCCTTGTTGCCAATgtcttgcagaaaagctgaaaacatggagcatggaggtggccctgaggggctggatccaagtagcctttgggcttttgccaagttgcctttgagaaggggacatgggaaacgccccagctggagaggcctgggggtggctgacagcaccttcccaaggccTTGCTTTGGCCGTGCACTGGGCGGGGCATGTGTGCCAGGCACCCTTCTGACGGGCAATCCTTTCTGGTCCCAGCTCAACACAGGCTCTGCAATTCAACCTGGTGCCGCTGGACCAgcgtgggctgcagcagccagctcgccccccgctgctggcacttcctgcagcagcgcagcccagcagcccgagaagaggcaggagcagggccggAAGACACTGAGTGAGTCGGGtgcatttcttgtctgccagagcagtgtgttgtgtgcgTGTCTGGGGGTAGGCTGTGCCAGAAGTTGCCCCTCGGTCTCAGAGGCGCTTAGGCCTCTCggcagaagctgttgttgtgctttgaggcagcgcggcagcgctcagggacttcctgctgcctgtgagggcggctgggcctggcttggctcggcctgggctgccttgtgtgccaaagacaaaagcagagattgtttctgcttgagcagaaggctggcaccTAGCAAGTGCctaggccccagggagctctctggCCCCAGCTGTTTTCGGGCTCCCGTTCTTGCACCTCCTCTGGCTCAGACActttgtggccctggcagtggacctgccagtgatggtgggtgtgactgcagaggctgcaaaggCCCTTGGTGACCTCTTAGGGCCCTCTTCTTAAGGTCTCATCATTTTGGCTTATGGCATGGGATGCTGcgcttgaaagaaataaaggcctTCTGGGAAAGGCCACCTGATGAAAGGTGGAGAAGATGGCCCTCCCACTTGCTggtctcagcagctggaagccagggGACCGCaaagggcccagagctgctggcagcgggGCTGCCTTTGGGAGGGTGTGGGGAGCGGCGTCTCTGTGTGCGAGCGAGCGCCCTgcgctgcttttgtctttcagggaGCATTGTGAGTCCGGGCCAGCCAATGAGCAAATACACGGCATTTGAAGAACTGGGACGAGGGTAAGCGTGGTGTCGGCTCCTTTTACAAAAGTGTGGGCCAGGTCTTTGGCTGGTGCAATATCAAGCGTGAAGTCAGGCAAGCTCCAATCACGGTCAGGCTCTGGCTTTACCTCCTGTCGCCTGCCTGGACTGCTGGGTCAGAGCAATGCGAAGGCCTCATCAAAGACAAGTTGATGCTGGCATTGTCTTGCttgcagcaaggaggagcaggagctgggaagccctctgcccctgccgcTTTCTGGCCTGAAAGAGCACCTTGCCACTCAAGAAATGTCAGATTCTCAAGGACAGTCTTCTGACTCTAATTGTTCTCACTCTTttgacacacacatacatgcatGCCCACACAAGGAGGAGAGTTCCCCTTAGGTTTGGAAATGACCTGGCTGGGCGTGTGCCTTGGAGATTTCCAGCAGCCCTTGGTCTTCATGCTGCACCTTAGTGTTCCCTTGGACAGGCTGCCCCGCAGGGCAGAGGGCTCACGGGCCGACGTGCTGCTGGCCGAAGAGACGCCGCAGCCAGGCGTTTTCTAAGGAAGGcgtgcaggcagcctggggagatctgctgcctaggcttgatttcagtgccaagggataaagggctctttctgctgcttttgtctttccaggGGCTTTGGAGCTGTTTATAAAGCCCTTGACACCAGCAGCGGACAACAGGTAAAGTGCCAACAGCCCCATGCCATTTTGCAGCTCCGGAGCGCTTTCCCCgctgctgtgagccctgcctggaggtttgggtggcagctccatgtctgcagcagaggctgttcctctgAAGTACACTCTAGGCTCAGGAGGCAGAATGCATTTGGGATGGCCTTTGGTGCTTCTGCTAAGCTCTGCTGTCGAGTGACAAGGCACTTTGGCCCAGCCCGCTGCCTCATTGCAGCAGCACTCACTCCGTGCTGCTTGTGATCTCGAGCAGGGGGCGTCTTCTCAAGGTAAACGGTGGCCAATGTCATTTCAGGTGGCAATCAAGATCATGTCGCTTGAGGAGGAGATGTCCGAGGAGCTGGCTGCCAATGAAATCCTGGCCATGAGGGACAACAGGAGTCCCAATATCGTTACCTACTTAGACAGGTTGGCCTATTCTCATGTCAATGTAGCTTTAGCTAGTGCAAGCCCGAAGAGACGATGCCCTTTGGTccctggcagagaagggagctggtggtgatTTCTCTGCTGGTCTCCAGAGCGTGGGAGGAGTTGGAGCTGGTGATCATGAATCTCTTGTGGCACACGTAGCTTGGAGAGCAGTTGCAAAAACCTGGCTCGGGCCCCTGGCtgactgaggctgtgcccattgctgtctctccatgccgtggttttcttctttcagctacctGGTGGATGcggagctctggctggccatggAGTTCATGGACGGCGGCACCTTGTTTGATGTGCTCAGCGCGGTGTACCCGGAGGAAGGACAGATAGGCGCTGTCTGTCGGGAGGTGAGGGATCCCGCTTGTgcttccccaagcctgcccaggatgctgcttgccagctggaggttaaggacagctgggatttcttgctctcacctttcttttgctgctgctgctgctgctgctcttctcaccACACACATAGGAGAAGAGCGAGCATGGGAAGTGAACTGCCTGCCGCTGTGCCCGCACTCCTCAGGCTCTGTTCTTGCACTCTTCCATCCTGTGTGTCCTCTGGCGCTGGTGCTGGCTCACTCGCTTGGTTTCACTTGCTTcctcttctcagctttgcctgggaatgtttgcctggagcctgtctgtctgtcctataTTCCTTGCCATGCaggtggcagaatttcaagctaAGGGCAAAGAGCCGTCCTCAGCTGCAAAGGATAGCATTGCAGCCCGCATGGCGACGGATTCTGGAACAGCTCTtaggtgctgcttcctcctctgctgccactaggcttccccaaaaatatttgccGTGCCGCCTCCCAGCAAAAGGTGACGCGCTTCCTACCCAAGGCCGGCGGAACTTTTGGGAGCTTGGATGCCTTTGCTTGGAAATCGAGAAAAAACTTCCAAGAGTGTtgaagcagcaagctcttcttcGTGACAGCACCATGATGCTGCGCCCTCGCTCACAATTCCCTGAGAAAGCCGTCAGTCCCGTCgagctctttcctttctggtgGGATGAAATCCGATCCTGTACGTtaactttccctccctcctttttctctctcagtgcctgcaaggactgcatttccttcattcccgccaagtcatccacagagacatcaaaagcaACAACGTCCTTGTGGGCATGGATGGATCTGTCAAGTTGGGTGggtatccctgctgggctgcagcatttccagcacctgccGTGCGCTTGCATTTCGGTGACTGCCACTGGGGCAGAAGCGCCGCTTGGCCAGTGCGTGAATGGTGAGGGTGTTGTGGATGTGGCCGATGCATTAtttgcctggctccaggcacgtggaaggagagctcagctgctttttcagctagATTCAGCAAGGCCTGGTCAGGCTTGGAGTGGGCAATGGTTTTGGCCGCTTtgccagtgggagctggctttgacaggctttgtttttggcctcaggtgactttggcctctgtgctcagctcagccctgagcgcaGCAAGCGCAGCTCCAGCGTCGgcactcccagctggatggcgccggaggtggtgagaggagaagcctacggccccaaagtggacatctggtccctgggcatcatggggctggaaatggtggaAGGGGAAGCTCCTTACGAGCGGGAAGCCCGTCTCAGGGTAAGGTGCAGCTTAgcaagagggctctgtgtggagagagctgctgtggctagCAAAGGAGCAGGTGCAGTGTCCTCTTGCATCCGTGTGCTGTAGGTTTTTGAACTGATAGAAAGGAACgggcccccaaaactgcagaaccCCAGGCACCACTCGGCTCTCCTGCGCGACTTCCtccgctgctgcctgcaggctgacGAGGACAGGCGCTGgtctgcccaggagctcctgcaggtaagaaaaagcaaaggggcaaaaagccctggcagctgaggacaccTGCTTGAAGGCATGAGGAGGAGTGTGGGCCACGTggcgcaggcagctcccagcacagcaaggcgcAGGGGGACATGCTGCCCTCGGTGCTCTTTGTGTGTCTTCCTGGTAGCCAGGGAATCCTGCTTGAGCCCGTGAGGATGGGATTCTGGAAAGTAAgagttcctttctttgttctttttcctctgggcagcatccCTTTGTGACCTCAGGCgatcctgcctccagcctggctgctctgatcaTCTCAGCCAAGCAAGTGCAGGAAGACTGGAGAGGAG from Molothrus aeneus isolate 106 unplaced genomic scaffold, BPBGC_Maene_1.0 scaffold_40, whole genome shotgun sequence carries:
- the LOC136570849 gene encoding serine/threonine-protein kinase PAK 3-like, whose amino-acid sequence is MNARRILVLKEFSADGLHPERSLGFALAGIQCANPHSAAKMIGQVCAAVCTVFSVVYSGYYLTQLTRHLTRGWRQAWPLASTAGPAAPLAASGIEEEAEEEQRSIKPPAAFPAQPELAEPVTLVARSAIQPGAAGPAWAAAASSPPAAGTSCSSAAQQPEKRQEQGRKTLRSIVSPGQPMSKYTAFEELGRGGFGAVYKALDTSSGQQVAIKIMSLEEEMSEELAANEILAMRDNRSPNIVTYLDSYLVDAELWLAMEFMDGGTLFDVLSAVYPEEGQIGAVCRECLQGLHFLHSRQVIHRDIKSNNVLVGMDGSVKLGDFGLCAQLSPERSKRSSSVGTPSWMAPEVVRGEAYGPKVDIWSLGIMGLEMVEGEAPYEREARLRVFELIERNGPPKLQNPRHHSALLRDFLRCCLQADEDRRWSAQELLQHPFVTSGDPASSLAALIISAKQVQEDWRGDTCA